From Nitrosopumilus zosterae, the proteins below share one genomic window:
- the dph2 gene encoding diphthamide biosynthesis enzyme Dph2 has product MIIIDEERIFKEIEKKNPSSVSLNGPDGILPQVQETAMRISEKFGIPAYVLADTTWGTCDLNTNGSKVLGAEIQFNIGHTINTESLEKNLVLIDAYDDVEFDSVAKKCPEILKGKTISLVTDSQHLHQVDKVEKILTENGIKVKIGKGKGQLNDGQVFGCEFYPASELKKEVDAYVFLGQSNFHAAGIALSTNLPTYILDPYFNEVREITEFAQKLKKKATLAIYKAAEAKTFGVIVGLKEGQLSKVFALKIKKELEKEGKKVQLFGLTDITNDRLQNLKGIDAFVQVACPRISTDNQFDKPVLSSPQANALLKILRNESIEEYLEIPHWL; this is encoded by the coding sequence TTGATCATAATAGATGAAGAAAGGATTTTCAAAGAAATCGAAAAGAAAAATCCATCTTCAGTTTCATTAAATGGTCCGGATGGAATTTTGCCTCAGGTTCAAGAAACTGCCATGAGAATATCAGAGAAATTTGGAATTCCAGCTTATGTTTTAGCAGATACCACATGGGGAACATGTGATCTCAATACAAATGGTTCCAAAGTGCTTGGAGCAGAAATCCAATTCAACATAGGACACACAATTAACACTGAATCATTAGAAAAAAATCTTGTTTTAATTGACGCGTATGATGATGTAGAGTTTGACAGCGTTGCAAAAAAATGCCCAGAAATATTAAAAGGAAAAACTATTTCATTGGTCACAGACAGCCAACACTTACATCAAGTAGACAAAGTTGAAAAAATTTTAACAGAAAATGGAATCAAAGTAAAAATCGGAAAAGGCAAGGGGCAACTAAATGACGGTCAAGTGTTTGGTTGTGAGTTTTACCCTGCATCAGAACTAAAAAAAGAAGTTGATGCCTATGTGTTTTTAGGACAAAGTAATTTTCATGCAGCAGGAATTGCACTATCAACTAATTTACCAACATACATTTTAGATCCTTACTTTAATGAAGTAAGAGAAATTACCGAATTTGCTCAAAAATTAAAAAAGAAAGCAACTCTTGCAATATACAAAGCAGCTGAAGCAAAGACATTTGGGGTAATTGTGGGACTCAAAGAAGGACAGTTATCCAAAGTGTTTGCTTTAAAGATCAAAAAAGAGCTAGAGAAAGAAGGCAAGAAAGTTCAGTTATTTGGTTTGACAGATATTACTAATGATAGATTACAAAATCTTAAAGGAATAGATGCTTTTGTTCAAGTGGCATGCCCGAGAATCTCTACGGATAATCAGTTTGACAAGCCAGTTTTATCTTCACCACAAGCAAATGCGCTTCTTAAAATTTTACGAAACGAAAGTATTGAAGAATATCTAGAGATCCCACATTGGTTGTAA
- a CDS encoding TiaS agmantine-binding domain-containing protein, giving the protein MEKETILNIGFDDTDSPKGMCTTFLAYKIVDLLKKQKTEFLDFPRLIRFNPNIPWKTRGNGAVSMKIKTKNPSSVKSQVKNLVSKYSDVKNGANPGLVFFESETIPSDFIDFSNLALWRLINRNNAKKFAKKNHLEFFYKGNGQGLVGAIGAIGYDFHDHTLELLSYRKRSKFGKERKISPDSVKIMQEKTLPNTFNSFDTKKGRVLITPHGPDPVFYGVRGENVDSLLYATKILKSEEKLDGYMIFKSNQGTGDHLKNELTFENMSPYASGKITGMVSNTPKTVKGGHVFFKINSNDHELWCAVYKPTGITTIASNLIKGDKVCVGGGVRKASKNFPRIINLEFIDVIHLEKKLVTSNPLCKKCNKKMKSKGKNQGFQCIRCGKKALSKTSNEVSRKIQKKLYIPKMSAHRHLTRPSQRVGLINKSTKFDESQSWFCVYRNYSGE; this is encoded by the coding sequence GTGGAAAAAGAAACCATTCTAAATATTGGGTTTGATGACACTGATTCACCCAAAGGAATGTGTACTACGTTTCTAGCCTACAAAATTGTTGATTTACTCAAAAAACAAAAAACTGAATTTCTTGATTTTCCAAGATTAATACGATTTAATCCTAACATTCCTTGGAAAACTAGAGGCAATGGAGCAGTTTCCATGAAAATTAAGACAAAAAACCCATCCAGTGTTAAAAGCCAAGTCAAAAATCTTGTTTCAAAATATTCTGATGTTAAAAATGGTGCCAATCCTGGCTTGGTATTTTTTGAAAGTGAAACAATTCCATCTGATTTTATTGATTTCAGTAACTTGGCTTTATGGAGATTAATTAATAGAAACAATGCAAAAAAATTTGCTAAAAAAAATCATCTTGAATTTTTTTACAAAGGAAACGGTCAAGGATTGGTTGGTGCAATTGGTGCAATCGGATATGATTTTCATGATCATACATTAGAGCTTTTGAGCTATCGCAAAAGATCCAAATTTGGAAAAGAAAGAAAGATTTCTCCAGACAGTGTAAAGATTATGCAGGAAAAAACTTTGCCAAATACATTTAACAGTTTTGATACGAAGAAAGGACGAGTTTTGATTACGCCACATGGACCCGATCCTGTTTTTTATGGTGTTAGAGGAGAAAATGTTGATTCACTTCTTTATGCCACTAAGATTCTAAAAAGTGAGGAAAAATTAGATGGGTATATGATATTCAAATCTAATCAAGGAACTGGAGATCATCTAAAAAATGAATTGACTTTTGAGAACATGTCACCTTATGCTTCAGGAAAAATTACTGGAATGGTGTCAAATACCCCTAAAACTGTTAAAGGAGGACATGTATTTTTTAAAATTAATTCAAATGATCATGAACTTTGGTGTGCAGTTTACAAACCAACTGGAATTACTACTATTGCTTCAAACTTGATTAAAGGAGACAAAGTCTGTGTAGGTGGCGGAGTAAGAAAAGCCTCTAAAAACTTTCCACGCATAATCAATCTTGAATTTATTGATGTCATCCACCTTGAAAAAAAACTCGTAACATCAAACCCTCTTTGCAAAAAATGTAATAAAAAGATGAAATCTAAAGGAAAGAATCAAGGATTTCAGTGTATCCGATGCGGGAAAAAAGCTTTGAGTAAGACTAGCAATGAAGTTTCAAGAAAAATCCAAAAAAAATTATATATTCCAAAAATGTCTGCCCATAGGCATCTTACAAGACCATCACAGAGAGTGGGATTAATCAACAAATCCACAAAATTTGACGAATCTCAATCATGGTTTTGTGTTTATAGAAACTATAGCGGGGAGTAG
- a CDS encoding PQQ-dependent sugar dehydrogenase, with amino-acid sequence MDKKIQIVAIVGAIIFSVLVLTSPSDPIPLPKPISNSQNDFVAILAEKLDKPRAIAVYENRIFVTEKDGLIRVVQDGNLLESPLAAFRPANVFDGGLLGIALHPNFPNNHFLYVFLTYEEDGELWNKIIRITESENKLQDAETILDKIPGSSFTNGGFIKFGPDEKLYVGTGTISDASHLPQDLNSLSGKILRLNDDGTIPDDNPFSDSPVYSLGHRNPQGMTWDDKGNLYVSEFGPEKNDEINMIKAGKNYGWPEQECSGNVNFEDAVLCYDPSIEPGGILFYTGDKLDFEFPFIMASMRSANLYQVDFEEGLSSQKSILSGIGRVRDVVEGDDGSLYVITSNTDGKGFPDRTDDKLLRILK; translated from the coding sequence GTGGATAAAAAAATCCAAATCGTTGCAATTGTTGGAGCTATAATATTTTCAGTATTGGTTTTAACGTCACCGTCTGATCCTATACCTTTACCAAAACCAATTTCTAATTCTCAAAATGATTTTGTTGCTATTTTAGCTGAAAAACTTGACAAACCTCGTGCAATTGCAGTTTATGAAAATAGAATTTTTGTTACAGAAAAAGATGGATTAATTAGAGTAGTTCAAGATGGAAATCTGTTAGAATCACCACTGGCTGCATTTCGTCCAGCTAATGTATTTGATGGAGGATTACTAGGAATTGCACTTCATCCAAATTTTCCAAATAATCATTTTCTCTATGTATTTCTGACATATGAAGAGGACGGAGAATTGTGGAATAAAATTATTCGAATAACGGAATCAGAAAATAAACTACAAGATGCTGAAACCATACTTGATAAAATTCCTGGCTCTTCATTTACAAATGGCGGTTTTATAAAATTTGGACCAGATGAAAAATTATACGTTGGCACTGGCACAATTTCTGATGCATCTCATCTTCCCCAGGATCTTAATTCTTTGTCTGGAAAAATATTAAGACTAAATGATGATGGAACAATTCCTGATGATAATCCGTTTTCAGATTCGCCAGTTTATTCCTTGGGACACAGAAATCCTCAAGGGATGACTTGGGATGATAAAGGAAATCTGTATGTATCTGAATTCGGACCTGAAAAAAATGATGAGATCAATATGATCAAAGCCGGAAAAAACTATGGATGGCCTGAGCAAGAATGCTCAGGCAATGTAAATTTTGAAGATGCCGTTCTTTGTTATGATCCAAGCATAGAGCCTGGCGGAATCCTGTTTTACACTGGAGATAAACTTGATTTTGAGTTTCCATTTATTATGGCATCTATGAGATCTGCCAATCTTTATCAGGTTGATTTTGAGGAAGGACTGAGCTCTCAAAAATCTATTCTTAGCGGAATTGGAAGAGTTCGCGATGTTGTAGAGGGTGATGATGGGAGTCTTTATGTAATTACTTCAAATACTGATGGAAAAGGTTTTCCAGATAGAACGGATGATAAATTGTTAAGGATACTAAAATAA
- a CDS encoding hydroxymethylglutaryl-CoA reductase, degradative, whose protein sequence is MADSSISKLFEKSRKERLDIVANFANLSNDEIKILENENGGISFDKADKMVENAIGTFSLPLGIATNFKINGKDYIIPMVIEEPSVIAAASKGAKVARIKGGFEVSAIESYSIGQIQVLDVDIPTAIKQIENSSDEILKLANSKSNTLSKMGKGAKEISCKEIDTPSGKMLIVELLIDVGDAMGANVTNTMCEAVSPLIENISGGRTLLRILSNYSTRRIAKARAIFEKDAVGGEEVVDNIILAYEFADNDVYRAVTHNKGIMNGIVAVANAVGQDSRAIEAAANAYAAESGRYCSLSKWSKDDEGNLIGTLEIPLSVGIVGGIANVHPVAKVCTKILGVSSAQELACIITATGLAQNYSAIRALSTEGIQKGHMRLHARNLAAAAGATTEQIDDIVQKMIQEKKISLDRAKELLEQI, encoded by the coding sequence ATGGCAGACTCGTCAATCTCAAAATTATTTGAAAAGTCAAGAAAAGAAAGACTGGACATCGTTGCAAATTTTGCAAATCTTTCTAATGATGAAATTAAAATTTTAGAAAATGAAAACGGTGGAATTTCATTTGATAAAGCAGATAAAATGGTTGAGAATGCTATTGGTACATTTTCATTGCCATTAGGTATTGCAACAAATTTCAAGATTAATGGCAAAGATTACATTATTCCAATGGTAATAGAAGAACCATCTGTAATTGCAGCAGCTTCCAAGGGAGCAAAAGTTGCACGAATTAAAGGTGGATTTGAAGTTTCAGCAATTGAATCATACAGTATTGGTCAAATACAAGTTTTAGATGTTGATATTCCAACAGCAATCAAGCAAATTGAAAATTCATCAGATGAAATTTTAAAATTAGCAAATTCTAAAAGTAACACTTTGTCTAAAATGGGAAAGGGCGCAAAAGAGATTTCATGTAAAGAAATTGATACACCATCTGGAAAAATGCTCATTGTTGAACTCTTAATTGATGTTGGAGATGCAATGGGTGCAAACGTTACAAATACGATGTGCGAAGCTGTTTCACCATTAATTGAAAATATTTCGGGAGGAAGAACATTGCTTCGTATTCTATCAAACTATTCTACTAGAAGAATTGCAAAAGCCCGAGCAATATTTGAAAAGGATGCAGTTGGAGGAGAAGAAGTAGTTGACAATATTATTTTGGCATATGAATTTGCTGACAATGATGTGTATAGAGCAGTTACTCATAACAAAGGAATCATGAATGGAATTGTTGCAGTTGCAAATGCAGTTGGTCAAGACAGCAGAGCCATTGAGGCTGCAGCAAATGCATATGCTGCTGAATCTGGAAGATATTGTTCCCTTAGTAAGTGGAGTAAAGATGATGAGGGAAATTTAATTGGAACTTTGGAGATTCCACTATCTGTTGGAATAGTTGGTGGAATAGCAAATGTCCATCCTGTGGCAAAGGTTTGCACCAAAATTCTAGGTGTTTCATCAGCACAAGAACTTGCATGTATAATTACTGCTACAGGATTGGCTCAAAATTATAGTGCCATCCGTGCTCTTTCAACTGAAGGAATTCAGAAAGGTCACATGCGTCTTCATGCTAGGAATCTTGCAGCTGCTGCGGGAGCTACTACTGAACAAATTGATGATATTGTTCAAAAAATGATTCAAGAAAAGAAAATTTCACTTGATAGGGCTAAAGAGTTACTTGAGCAAATTTAA
- the hisG gene encoding ATP phosphoribosyltransferase, with translation MSEVKFAIPKGSLEEATFKLLERSWTKVNRKSRTYRVYLDDPSIIVKMLRPQEIPTMVAEGLYDVGITGKDWVGETNSDVEAILDLEYGKIRLVIAFPDKYNYKNLDEMIADYGKKKKTLRISSEYLTTASKFLKQSKSYKKYHGSKDPLIVTPWVRLGTNKSVQIHLSFGATEAKPPEDVDAIMDVTETGTTLKQNKLKIVDEILTSTAHLIVNKNSLKDPKKREKIFDIVTLMRGAVHGRKYLHIYLNVEEKNLKKLLAEMPSLKRPTVSPLSEEGWFGINTVIKKEEFHKLIPKLRKIAQGLVVHEPRQILELEEIKRDEEN, from the coding sequence ATGTCTGAAGTAAAATTTGCAATTCCTAAAGGAAGTTTGGAAGAGGCCACTTTCAAATTATTAGAAAGATCTTGGACTAAAGTTAATCGAAAGAGTAGAACTTATCGAGTGTATCTGGATGATCCAAGTATAATTGTCAAAATGCTTCGTCCACAAGAGATCCCAACTATGGTGGCTGAAGGACTGTATGATGTAGGCATTACTGGTAAGGATTGGGTTGGAGAGACAAATTCTGATGTTGAAGCTATTTTGGATTTAGAATATGGAAAAATCAGACTAGTGATAGCTTTTCCAGACAAATATAATTACAAAAATCTTGATGAGATGATTGCAGATTACGGAAAAAAGAAAAAGACACTTCGTATATCTTCAGAATATCTTACTACAGCTTCAAAATTTCTAAAACAATCAAAATCATATAAAAAATATCATGGCTCCAAAGATCCACTTATCGTAACACCCTGGGTCAGATTGGGAACAAACAAAAGCGTCCAAATTCATTTGTCCTTTGGTGCAACTGAGGCAAAGCCTCCTGAAGACGTAGATGCTATAATGGATGTAACTGAAACCGGAACAACATTAAAACAAAATAAATTGAAAATTGTAGATGAAATTCTTACATCTACTGCACACTTGATTGTAAACAAAAACTCGCTAAAGGATCCCAAAAAACGTGAAAAAATATTTGATATCGTCACTCTTATGAGAGGTGCTGTTCATGGCAGAAAGTATTTGCACATTTACCTGAATGTCGAGGAAAAAAATCTAAAGAAACTTTTAGCTGAAATGCCATCTCTAAAGAGACCTACTGTCAGTCCACTAAGCGAAGAGGGATGGTTTGGAATAAACACTGTAATTAAAAAAGAGGAATTCCACAAACTCATTCCTAAACTAAGAAAGATTGCTCAAGGTCTTGTGGTTCATGAACCACGACAAATTCTTGAGCTCGAGGAGATCAAGCGTGATGAAGAAAATTGA
- the hisD gene encoding histidinol dehydrogenase, giving the protein MRIIKVSNVEKFASKIIPKHPQKNKSIIESILKDVQKNGDKAIRKYEKKFSKAKITSLRLSQVEIKNAYSKVSKSELDAIRLAKTRLEKTEKSIKSLLKNKTINNDGIKITKKFIPIQSVGCYVPGGLARYPSSAIMSIVPAKVVGVPRIAVVSPPNSDGTIDPLTIVAADICGANEIYKTGGVQAIAALSFGTNTISKVDKIVGPGGAFVTGAKFLASAQTGIDMLAGPTELGIIADNSANPKFVALDLISQAEHSSDTFCYLITTSEKLAKSVDNMISELLLKIQRVNIVKSSLKNNGFIAICKTKSDMTKLANMLAPEHLQIMAKNPSSISSQITSSGLVLLGNDTPSSASDYILGSNHILPTNGFGKIRGSLSVLDFIKTNTEVICSKSSLPKLSKHLEVLTNAEGLFNHYESVRGRLE; this is encoded by the coding sequence ATGAGAATAATCAAAGTATCTAATGTTGAAAAATTTGCCTCTAAAATTATTCCAAAACACCCTCAAAAAAATAAATCCATAATTGAATCCATTTTAAAAGATGTACAAAAAAATGGCGATAAAGCAATAAGAAAATATGAAAAAAAATTCAGCAAGGCAAAAATCACTTCTTTACGTTTGTCTCAGGTTGAAATAAAAAATGCATATTCTAAAGTGTCAAAATCTGAACTTGATGCAATTCGTTTAGCAAAAACTAGACTTGAAAAAACAGAAAAATCCATTAAATCGCTATTAAAAAATAAAACGATCAATAATGATGGAATAAAAATAACCAAAAAATTCATTCCAATACAGAGTGTTGGATGTTATGTTCCTGGAGGTTTGGCACGATATCCAAGTTCTGCCATAATGTCTATAGTTCCAGCTAAAGTTGTCGGAGTGCCAAGAATTGCAGTGGTGTCGCCACCAAACTCTGATGGTACAATTGATCCACTGACAATTGTTGCAGCAGACATTTGTGGTGCAAATGAAATATACAAAACAGGTGGTGTGCAAGCAATTGCTGCACTATCGTTTGGAACAAATACAATATCCAAAGTTGATAAGATAGTCGGTCCAGGCGGTGCATTTGTAACTGGTGCAAAATTTCTTGCAAGTGCTCAAACTGGAATTGATATGCTTGCAGGTCCCACTGAATTGGGAATTATTGCAGATAATTCTGCAAATCCAAAATTTGTTGCATTGGATTTAATTTCACAAGCAGAACACAGTAGTGATACTTTTTGCTATCTTATTACTACTTCAGAAAAACTTGCAAAGTCAGTAGATAATATGATTTCTGAATTGCTCTTAAAAATTCAAAGAGTAAATATTGTAAAATCTAGTCTGAAAAATAACGGCTTTATTGCAATTTGTAAGACTAAATCTGATATGACAAAACTTGCAAATATGCTAGCACCTGAACATCTACAAATAATGGCAAAAAACCCATCATCAATTTCCTCCCAAATTACCTCTTCTGGCCTGGTTTTACTTGGGAATGACACGCCATCTTCTGCAAGTGACTATATTTTAGGCTCAAATCACATTCTTCCTACCAATGGATTTGGAAAAATCCGTGGCTCCCTTTCAGTTTTGGATTTCATTAAAACAAATACTGAGGTCATCTGCTCAAAGTCCTCGTTGCCAAAACTTTCAAAACATTTAGAGGTCTTAACTAATGCTGAAGGACTTTTCAATCACTATGAATCAGTTAGAGGTAGGTTAGAATGA
- the hisC gene encoding histidinol-phosphate transaminase, translating into MKKNWFDEKIKKFSLIGGYKKPELLKDAVKLDSNENYVISKQFQNDILLSAKKSSDVREYPLGGAERLIDMISKFIKVSSSMIGVGNGSDQILDLILSNFASKETKVLTSNPTFGFFEERCKLYSIPLIAIPFSNSMKLDVKDFMKQSKDASILYLDSPNNPTGFQFSKNDLTKLVKSFEGLVIIDEAYGEFGDYSLANMVKTQENLIVVQTLSKSFGLAGLRLGYFIANKKFTDTFMTVLQYPYPLSTITIESGISALEKSDLMKDAVNNIKTERKRVIETLQKYDSFEVFDSKANFVLFDAHGSYKRVFAALAEQGISIRKLGKIGSHEGCLRVTIGTKEMNSKFLLAIRDLLG; encoded by the coding sequence ATGAAGAAAAACTGGTTTGATGAAAAAATAAAAAAATTCTCTTTGATTGGTGGTTACAAAAAACCTGAACTTCTTAAAGATGCGGTAAAGCTTGATTCAAATGAAAACTATGTAATTTCAAAACAATTTCAAAATGACATTCTTTTATCGGCAAAAAAAAGCTCTGATGTAAGAGAATATCCACTTGGTGGTGCAGAACGATTAATTGATATGATATCCAAATTCATCAAAGTATCTTCTTCGATGATTGGAGTAGGAAATGGCTCTGATCAAATTTTGGATTTGATACTTTCTAATTTTGCATCAAAAGAAACCAAAGTTCTTACATCAAATCCTACATTTGGATTTTTTGAAGAACGCTGTAAATTATATTCAATTCCGTTAATTGCAATTCCGTTTTCAAACTCAATGAAATTAGATGTAAAAGATTTTATGAAACAATCTAAAGATGCATCTATACTTTATCTAGACTCTCCAAATAACCCGACTGGATTTCAATTTTCCAAAAATGACTTGACCAAACTTGTTAAATCTTTTGAGGGTCTTGTGATAATTGATGAGGCATATGGGGAATTTGGCGATTATTCTCTTGCAAACATGGTGAAAACTCAGGAAAACTTGATTGTAGTGCAGACTCTTTCCAAATCATTTGGTTTGGCTGGACTACGACTGGGGTATTTTATTGCAAATAAGAAATTCACTGATACTTTTATGACCGTACTACAATATCCTTATCCTTTGAGTACAATTACAATTGAATCCGGAATTTCTGCTTTAGAAAAATCTGATCTCATGAAAGATGCAGTGAATAACATCAAAACTGAAAGAAAAAGAGTTATTGAAACTTTACAAAAATATGATTCCTTTGAAGTCTTTGATTCCAAGGCTAATTTTGTGCTTTTTGATGCTCATGGTTCCTACAAGCGAGTATTTGCAGCCCTTGCAGAACAGGGAATCTCAATTCGTAAACTGGGAAAAATTGGAAGTCATGAAGGATGCCTTCGGGTTACAATAGGTACTAAAGAGATGAACTCAAAATTCTTACTTGCAATTCGTGACTTGTTGGGATGA
- a CDS encoding HAD family hydrolase has protein sequence MTLTKKFDGIYFDDSSVDLLDGIDAVIFDCDGVLIDITKSYDSAIIKTTKYILETFAKINDSVDVDFKIIDGFKSTGGFNDEVDLTYAAIISLVAAKKLQKDPYDFIFDVIKNADSTGIASVEKYLDALTDISEIKKQLSYPGPHHENILYQNFDQIFYGPELYEKLFAKSSKFTSPGLIEQDDVILNDELLEKLQNKFGSKIAMVTGRGKESVSYSLKELINKFDLKNSAFLEDEPRELAKPNPKSLLDSISGMNSVSTLYVGDSMEDFIMAKKVTDLGYKTIFCGIMGTSKNPKEKLELFERNGAILVLDSINLLPKVLNLE, from the coding sequence ATGACTTTAACAAAAAAATTTGATGGAATTTATTTTGATGATTCAAGCGTTGACTTGCTTGATGGAATAGATGCTGTGATCTTTGATTGTGATGGCGTTTTAATTGATATTACAAAATCATACGATTCGGCAATCATCAAAACCACTAAATACATTTTAGAAACTTTTGCAAAAATTAATGATTCTGTAGATGTGGATTTTAAAATAATTGATGGGTTCAAATCCACTGGTGGATTCAATGATGAGGTTGATCTTACATATGCCGCAATAATTTCCCTAGTTGCAGCAAAAAAATTACAAAAAGATCCATATGATTTTATTTTTGATGTGATAAAAAATGCTGATTCCACCGGCATTGCATCAGTAGAAAAATATTTGGATGCTCTAACTGATATATCTGAGATTAAAAAACAATTATCTTATCCCGGTCCACATCATGAAAATATTCTGTATCAAAATTTTGATCAAATTTTTTACGGCCCAGAACTGTATGAAAAATTATTTGCCAAGTCTTCAAAATTTACTTCTCCGGGTCTAATTGAACAGGATGATGTAATTTTAAATGATGAATTGCTTGAAAAACTACAAAATAAATTTGGTTCAAAAATTGCAATGGTTACAGGTAGAGGAAAAGAATCTGTAAGTTATTCATTAAAAGAATTGATAAATAAATTTGATTTGAAAAATTCAGCATTTTTGGAGGATGAACCAAGAGAACTTGCAAAACCAAATCCTAAATCCCTTTTAGATTCAATTAGTGGCATGAATAGCGTTTCTACATTATATGTTGGGGATTCAATGGAAGATTTCATTATGGCAAAAAAGGTCACTGACTTGGGATACAAAACTATTTTTTGTGGAATTATGGGGACTAGCAAAAATCCTAAAGAAAAACTTGAATTATTTGAGAGAAATGGCGCCATCTTGGTATTGGACTCGATTAACTTGCTCCCGAAGGTATTAAATTTAGAATAA
- the hisB gene encoding imidazoleglycerol-phosphate dehydratase HisB, protein MVIRKASIKRNTKETSVQVSANIDGTGKTSIKTGINFLDHLMVSFGKHGMMDLKVNAKSNDGIEHHLIEDTAITLGQAIDKALGSRKGITRFSYASVPMDESLAEASIDLIKRPFWKLTLLIKRNKIEDISKEDLEHFFQSLLQNLNSCIHLTVKYGDNDHHKVEAAIKSLAVAFRNASLMDKKQKGIPSTKGSM, encoded by the coding sequence ATGGTTATTAGAAAAGCCTCAATCAAACGAAATACCAAAGAAACCAGCGTTCAAGTATCTGCAAATATTGATGGAACGGGTAAAACAAGCATCAAAACTGGCATTAATTTTCTTGATCACCTGATGGTATCTTTTGGAAAGCACGGAATGATGGATTTGAAGGTTAATGCAAAATCTAATGATGGAATTGAACACCATCTAATTGAAGATACTGCAATTACCCTGGGGCAAGCAATAGACAAAGCACTAGGATCCAGAAAAGGAATTACAAGATTTAGCTATGCATCAGTTCCGATGGATGAATCGCTGGCAGAAGCTTCAATTGATTTGATAAAGCGCCCATTTTGGAAATTAACTCTATTAATTAAGCGAAATAAGATTGAAGATATTTCAAAAGAAGATCTTGAACATTTTTTTCAGTCGTTACTTCAAAATCTGAATAGCTGTATTCACCTTACTGTAAAGTATGGGGATAATGATCACCACAAAGTTGAAGCTGCCATAAAGTCACTTGCAGTTGCTTTTAGAAATGCATCTTTAATGGATAAAAAACAAAAAGGAATTCCAAGTACAAAAGGTTCAATGTAA
- the hisH gene encoding imidazole glycerol phosphate synthase subunit HisH, whose translation MVSVAIFDYGAGNIFSLKNSLEKAGASVDVITNFDEPNKYSGLLLPGVGNFDPAINSIRNYSKTEFRDYVGDMPVLGICLGMEMFFEKSEEGKESGLNVIDGEVIVLPPTLKVPHMGWNDLEIKKPGKILEGVDDGSWVYFVHSYRVKPSSDDVITAVSDYGIKVPAVVEKDNFIGTQFHPEKSSTVGKMMIKNFLDVCKK comes from the coding sequence ATGGTCAGTGTGGCAATCTTTGATTATGGTGCTGGAAATATTTTCAGCTTAAAAAACTCGTTAGAAAAAGCAGGAGCATCTGTTGATGTAATTACAAACTTTGATGAGCCTAACAAATATTCTGGTTTGTTACTTCCAGGTGTGGGAAACTTTGATCCTGCAATTAACAGCATTCGGAATTATTCTAAAACTGAATTTCGAGACTATGTGGGAGACATGCCCGTACTTGGAATTTGTCTTGGCATGGAGATGTTTTTTGAAAAAAGCGAAGAAGGAAAAGAGAGTGGACTCAATGTAATTGATGGTGAAGTGATTGTACTTCCACCAACTCTTAAAGTCCCTCATATGGGATGGAACGATCTTGAAATCAAAAAACCTGGAAAAATTCTTGAAGGTGTTGATGATGGCTCATGGGTTTATTTTGTTCACTCTTACAGAGTAAAACCAAGCTCTGATGATGTAATTACAGCAGTGTCTGATTATGGAATAAAGGTTCCAGCAGTAGTTGAGAAAGATAATTTCATTGGTACCCAATTTCATCCAGAAAAATCAAGTACTGTTGGAAAGATGATGATTAAGAATTTTCTTGATGTGTGCAAAAAATGA